The following proteins are encoded in a genomic region of Nocardioides sp. cx-173:
- a CDS encoding ABC transporter ATP-binding protein: MTSRHTLTVAELTLGYGDRTVVEALDLVIPAGRITAIVGANACGKSTLLRSMTRLLRPRQGQVLLDGEQVHKLPAKTLARTLGLLPQAPIAPEGITVSDLVGRGRNPHQRVLSRWNADDDKAVAAALEATDTVDLADRAVDELSGGQRQRVWIAMALAQQTDLLLLDEPTTYLDVSHQIEVLDLLTDLNRARGTTIVMVLHDLNLAARYADHLVALAEGRLHSAGEPHAVLTEDTVRTVFGMDCTVIDDPVSGRPLMLPIGRHHVAPATVSPVH; encoded by the coding sequence GTGACCAGCCGCCACACACTCACCGTCGCCGAGCTCACCCTGGGCTACGGCGACCGCACCGTCGTCGAAGCGCTCGACCTGGTCATCCCGGCAGGCCGGATCACCGCCATCGTCGGTGCCAACGCGTGCGGCAAGTCCACTCTGCTGCGCTCGATGACACGCCTGCTGCGGCCACGGCAGGGCCAGGTCCTGCTCGACGGCGAGCAGGTCCACAAGCTGCCCGCCAAGACGCTCGCCCGGACGCTGGGCCTGCTCCCCCAGGCGCCCATCGCCCCGGAGGGCATCACCGTGAGCGACCTGGTCGGCCGCGGGCGCAACCCCCACCAGCGCGTGCTCTCACGCTGGAACGCTGACGACGACAAGGCCGTCGCCGCCGCGCTGGAGGCCACCGACACCGTCGACCTCGCCGACCGCGCCGTCGACGAGCTCTCGGGCGGTCAGCGCCAGCGCGTCTGGATCGCCATGGCGCTCGCGCAGCAGACCGACCTGCTGCTCCTGGACGAGCCGACCACCTATCTCGACGTGAGCCACCAGATCGAGGTGCTCGACCTGCTCACGGACCTCAATCGGGCGCGTGGCACCACGATCGTGATGGTGCTGCACGACCTCAACCTCGCGGCGCGGTATGCCGACCACCTGGTCGCGCTCGCCGAGGGGCGCCTCCACTCCGCCGGCGAGCCCCACGCCGTCCTGACCGAGGACACCGTCCGGACGGTGTTCGGCATGGACTGCACCGTCATCGACGACCCGGTGTCCGGGCGGCCGCTGATGCTGCCCATCGGGCGTCACCACGTCGCCCCCGCGACGGTCTCGCCGGTCCACTGA
- a CDS encoding cysteine desulfurase, producing the protein MEGLLPELDIIRKDFPILERTLDNGQRLVYLDSANTSQKPQVVIDTMVDHLERHNANIARAMHQLGAESTEAFESARDKVAAFIGAPDRDEVIFTKNATEALNLVANTLAWATGDLAIGEGDEVVITEMEHHSNIVPWQLLTQRKGATLRWFGLTDDGRLDLSNLDELVNERTKVVSLTWVSNMLGTINPITQIARRAHEVGAIVVVDASQAVPQLPVDVVASGADLLAFTGHKVVGPTGVGVLWGKRAVLDQLPPFHGGGEMIETVRMDVSTYAGIPHKFEAGTPPIVEAIGLGAAVDYLGHIGMEAVHAHEQAITAYALEGLATVPGLTVLGPLEARERGGAISFELEGVHPHDVAQVLDSRGIAVRAGHHCAKPAHARFGVQSSTRMSSYLYTTPSEIDALVEGLEYSRSYFKLG; encoded by the coding sequence ATGGAAGGTCTCCTCCCCGAGCTCGACATCATCCGCAAGGACTTCCCGATCCTCGAGCGCACGCTCGACAACGGGCAGCGACTGGTCTACCTCGACAGCGCCAACACCTCGCAGAAGCCGCAGGTCGTCATCGACACGATGGTCGACCACCTGGAGCGCCACAACGCCAACATCGCCCGCGCGATGCACCAGCTCGGGGCGGAATCGACCGAGGCTTTCGAGTCGGCGCGCGACAAGGTCGCGGCGTTCATCGGCGCGCCGGACCGCGACGAGGTGATCTTCACCAAGAACGCCACGGAGGCGCTCAACCTGGTCGCCAACACTCTCGCGTGGGCCACGGGTGACTTGGCCATCGGTGAGGGCGACGAGGTCGTCATCACCGAGATGGAGCACCACTCCAACATCGTGCCGTGGCAGCTGCTGACGCAGCGCAAGGGTGCGACGCTGCGCTGGTTCGGGCTGACCGACGACGGCCGGCTGGACCTGTCGAACCTCGACGAGCTCGTCAACGAGCGCACCAAGGTGGTCTCGCTGACCTGGGTGTCCAACATGCTCGGCACCATCAACCCGATCACCCAGATCGCGCGGCGCGCCCACGAGGTCGGCGCGATCGTGGTCGTGGATGCCTCGCAGGCCGTGCCGCAGCTGCCGGTCGACGTCGTGGCCTCGGGCGCCGACCTGCTGGCGTTCACCGGACACAAGGTCGTGGGGCCGACCGGCGTCGGCGTGCTGTGGGGCAAGCGGGCCGTGCTCGACCAGCTGCCGCCGTTCCACGGTGGCGGCGAGATGATCGAGACGGTGCGCATGGACGTCTCGACGTACGCCGGGATCCCGCACAAGTTCGAGGCCGGCACCCCGCCGATCGTCGAGGCCATCGGCCTCGGCGCGGCGGTGGACTACCTCGGTCACATCGGCATGGAGGCCGTGCACGCCCACGAGCAGGCCATCACGGCCTACGCGCTCGAGGGGCTGGCCACCGTCCCGGGACTCACGGTCCTCGGTCCGCTGGAGGCCCGTGAGCGTGGGGGAGCGATCTCCTTCGAGCTCGAGGGCGTGCACCCCCACGACGTCGCCCAGGTGCTCGACTCGCGCGGCATCGCCGTGCGCGCCGGTCACCACTGCGCCAAGCCCGCCCACGCCCGCTTCGGCGTGCAGAGCTCGACCCGGATGTCGTCGTACCTGTACACGACCCCCTCCGAGATCGACGCGCTCGTCGAGGGCCTGGAATACTCCCGGTCCTACTTCAAGTTGGGCTGA
- a CDS encoding RNA polymerase sigma factor — METDAESRESRVAGVYARACGPLVGLLTVMGGSRADAEEIAQDSFVKLLEHWDKVRAYDDVDAWLRTVAVRMLVSRHRRRQVAVRGLRRLTSRTPLASPPPDATRLDLGDALATLPLGSRAVLLLHHVHDLPVDEVATLLRVPPGTVKSRLSRARAALAPLLADPERSTP, encoded by the coding sequence GTGGAGACGGACGCGGAGAGCCGCGAGAGCCGGGTCGCGGGGGTCTACGCGCGCGCCTGCGGCCCACTGGTCGGGCTGCTGACGGTGATGGGCGGCTCGCGGGCCGACGCCGAGGAGATCGCCCAGGACTCCTTCGTCAAGCTCCTGGAGCACTGGGACAAGGTCCGCGCCTACGACGACGTGGACGCGTGGCTGCGCACCGTCGCCGTGCGGATGCTGGTGTCCCGGCACCGGCGCCGCCAGGTCGCCGTACGCGGGCTGCGCCGCCTCACCTCGCGTACGCCGCTCGCGTCACCGCCGCCCGACGCGACCCGCCTCGATCTGGGCGACGCCCTGGCGACCCTGCCGCTGGGCAGCCGCGCCGTCCTCCTGCTCCACCACGTCCACGACCTGCCCGTCGACGAGGTCGCCACCCTGCTGCGGGTGCCGCCCGGCACGGTCAAGTCCCGCCTCTCGCGAGCCCGCGCCGCCCTGGCGCCGTTGCTCGCCGACCCCGAACGGAGCACTCCGTGA
- a CDS encoding metal-sulfur cluster assembly factor has translation MADTRSIDHGDLPDVPEAGQSGGGVSTVSIDDVTEAMKDVVDPELGINVVDLGLVYDVHVDEGSNVVLDMTLTSAACPLTDVIMDQTNSALEGLVNDVAINWVWMPPWGPDKITPDGREQLRALGFNV, from the coding sequence ATGGCTGACACTCGTTCCATCGACCACGGCGACCTGCCCGACGTACCCGAGGCCGGCCAGAGCGGCGGAGGGGTGTCGACGGTCTCGATCGACGACGTCACCGAGGCCATGAAGGACGTCGTCGACCCCGAGCTCGGGATCAACGTGGTCGACCTCGGCCTGGTCTACGACGTGCACGTCGACGAGGGCAGCAACGTCGTCCTCGACATGACCCTCACCTCGGCCGCGTGCCCGCTCACCGACGTGATCATGGACCAGACCAACTCCGCCCTGGAGGGCCTCGTCAACGACGTCGCCATCAACTGGGTCTGGATGCCGCCCTGGGGCCCCGACAAGATCACCCCCGACGGCCGCGAGCAGCTCCGCGCCCTCGGTTTCAATGTCTGA
- the sufU gene encoding Fe-S cluster assembly sulfur transfer protein SufU gives MTNELDALYQEIILDHYKNPLHAGLREPFGAEVHHVNPTCGDEVTLRVHVDDGVVSDVSYDAVGCSISQASTSVMADLVIGKPVDEAMSIHQEFLTLMQGKGTVVPDEDVLEDGIAFAGVAKFPARVKCALLSWMAWKDATTQAVPSDVTASKEI, from the coding sequence ATGACCAACGAACTCGACGCGCTCTACCAGGAGATCATCCTGGACCACTACAAGAACCCGCTCCACGCGGGGCTCCGGGAGCCCTTCGGGGCCGAGGTGCACCACGTCAACCCCACCTGCGGCGACGAGGTGACGCTGCGCGTCCACGTCGACGACGGCGTCGTCAGCGACGTGTCCTACGACGCGGTGGGCTGCTCCATCTCGCAGGCCTCCACCTCGGTGATGGCCGACCTGGTGATCGGCAAGCCGGTCGACGAGGCGATGAGCATCCACCAGGAGTTCCTCACCCTCATGCAGGGCAAGGGCACCGTCGTGCCCGACGAGGACGTCCTCGAGGACGGCATCGCGTTCGCCGGTGTCGCCAAGTTCCCCGCGCGCGTGAAGTGCGCCCTGCTGTCCTGGATGGCGTGGAAAGACGCCACCACCCAGGCGGTCCCGTCCGACGTGACCGCATCGAAGGAGATCTGA
- the sufD gene encoding Fe-S cluster assembly protein SufD, producing the protein MTVTDAARESVESMLETPKIESHLNPPGSFDLADHPVPTGREEIWRFTPLKRLRGLHAEAEFLAPVIATEWEAPEGVAVRVVEGEEARALRGVSGLVPNTRFAARVLAEVPSTLLVDVPAESELTAPVVVRLRGTDASVTEAEHVVLRFGAHSRGLVVLDHTGHASLAQVVEVVAGDGSDVTVVSLQDWDDDAVHLTHHEALVGRDAAYKHVAISFGGDVVRMDANVRYAGPGGAAELLGLYFADEGQHLEHRLFADHNEPRTKSNVVYKGALQGQGAHTVWVGNVLIRKVAEGIETYEENRNLVLTDGCQADSVPNLEIETGEIEGAGHASATGRFDDEQLFYLRARGIAEAEARRLVVHGFFNDLIRKIGVPSLEEKLMATVEEELSKNVLRDASSLGSSGTVLKEIL; encoded by the coding sequence GTGACTGTGACCGATGCTGCACGCGAGAGCGTGGAGTCGATGCTCGAGACGCCCAAGATCGAGAGCCACCTGAACCCGCCCGGGTCTTTCGATTTGGCCGACCACCCCGTGCCGACGGGCCGTGAGGAGATCTGGCGGTTCACCCCGCTGAAGCGCCTGCGCGGCCTGCACGCCGAGGCGGAGTTCCTCGCCCCGGTGATCGCGACCGAGTGGGAGGCCCCCGAGGGGGTCGCGGTCCGGGTCGTCGAGGGCGAGGAGGCCCGCGCGTTGCGCGGCGTCAGCGGCCTGGTGCCCAACACGCGGTTCGCCGCGCGGGTGCTGGCGGAGGTGCCCTCGACGCTGCTGGTCGACGTCCCCGCCGAGAGCGAGCTCACCGCCCCGGTGGTCGTCCGCCTGCGCGGGACCGACGCGTCGGTCACCGAGGCCGAGCACGTCGTGCTGCGCTTCGGCGCCCACTCCCGCGGCCTCGTCGTGCTCGACCACACCGGCCACGCCTCGCTCGCGCAGGTGGTGGAGGTCGTCGCCGGCGACGGCTCTGACGTCACGGTCGTCTCGCTGCAGGACTGGGACGACGACGCGGTGCACCTGACCCACCACGAGGCGCTGGTGGGTCGCGACGCGGCGTACAAGCACGTGGCGATCAGCTTCGGCGGCGACGTCGTGCGCATGGACGCCAACGTCAGGTACGCCGGTCCCGGCGGCGCCGCGGAGCTGCTCGGCCTGTACTTCGCCGACGAGGGCCAGCACCTCGAGCACCGGCTCTTCGCCGACCACAACGAGCCGCGCACCAAGAGCAACGTCGTCTACAAGGGCGCGCTGCAGGGCCAGGGCGCGCACACGGTCTGGGTCGGCAACGTCCTGATCCGCAAGGTGGCCGAGGGCATCGAGACCTACGAGGAGAACCGCAACCTGGTGCTCACCGACGGCTGCCAGGCCGACTCGGTGCCGAACCTCGAGATCGAGACCGGCGAGATCGAGGGCGCCGGCCACGCGTCGGCGACCGGCCGCTTCGACGACGAGCAGCTGTTCTACCTTCGGGCCCGCGGCATCGCGGAGGCCGAGGCGCGCCGCCTGGTCGTGCACGGCTTCTTCAACGACCTGATCCGCAAGATCGGCGTCCCCTCCCTGGAGGAGAAGCTGATGGCCACCGTCGAGGAAGAGCTGTCGAAGAACGTCCTTCGAGACGCCTCGTCCCTCGGCTCCTCAGGAACCGTCCTGAAGGAGATCCTCTGA
- a CDS encoding FecCD family ABC transporter permease — MRRSRRLRAVWFLVSLAVLAALALVSLALGSREVAWADIVAALSGSSVSLEEAAVYKRIPRTLLAVAVGGALGLSGAVMQGVTRNPLADPGILGVNMGASLAVICAIAWFNLTAASSYIWLALLGASATAVFVYVVGSLGRGGATPLKLALAGTATSAAFASFITAVVLPRGDIAGGVRSWQIGGVGGASFETIRLVLPFLLVGLVVSLASARGLNSLALGDDVAAGLGQRVALTRVAAALGAVLLCGAATAVAGPIGFVGLVVPHLCRLLVGVDHRWLLPFSAVGGAALLTAADVLGRVVARPSEIDVGIITALVGAPFFIHVVRRQKVRAL, encoded by the coding sequence GTGCGGCGTTCCCGGCGGCTGCGCGCTGTCTGGTTCCTGGTCAGTCTCGCCGTCCTGGCGGCGCTGGCGCTGGTCTCGCTCGCGCTCGGCTCGCGCGAGGTCGCCTGGGCCGACATCGTCGCGGCCCTGAGCGGGTCCAGCGTCTCCCTGGAGGAGGCCGCGGTCTACAAGCGCATCCCTCGCACGCTGCTGGCCGTGGCGGTCGGTGGCGCGCTGGGCCTGTCCGGAGCCGTGATGCAGGGCGTGACGCGCAATCCGCTGGCGGACCCCGGCATCCTCGGCGTCAACATGGGCGCCTCCCTCGCGGTGATCTGCGCGATCGCGTGGTTCAACCTGACCGCGGCGTCGAGCTACATCTGGCTGGCGCTGCTCGGGGCGTCCGCCACGGCGGTCTTCGTGTACGTCGTGGGGTCGCTCGGCCGCGGCGGGGCCACGCCGCTCAAGCTGGCGCTGGCCGGCACCGCGACGTCGGCGGCGTTCGCCTCCTTCATCACCGCGGTCGTCCTCCCGCGCGGCGACATCGCCGGCGGCGTCCGCTCCTGGCAGATCGGCGGGGTGGGAGGCGCATCATTCGAGACCATCCGCCTGGTCCTGCCGTTCCTGCTCGTCGGCCTCGTCGTGAGCCTGGCGTCGGCACGCGGACTGAACTCCCTGGCGCTCGGGGACGACGTGGCGGCGGGGCTCGGGCAGCGCGTGGCGCTCACCCGCGTGGCCGCCGCCCTCGGCGCCGTGCTGCTCTGTGGGGCCGCGACGGCAGTGGCCGGCCCCATCGGCTTCGTCGGCCTCGTCGTGCCGCACCTGTGCCGGCTGCTCGTCGGCGTCGACCACCGGTGGCTGCTGCCCTTCTCGGCGGTCGGGGGCGCTGCGCTGCTGACCGCAGCCGACGTGCTGGGTCGGGTCGTCGCGCGTCCCAGCGAGATCGACGTCGGCATCATCACCGCCCTGGTCGGCGCGCCGTTCTTCATCCACGTGGTGCGCCGCCAGAAGGTGCGTGCTCTGTGA
- a CDS encoding non-heme iron oxygenase ferredoxin subunit produces the protein MAFELACALSDVPTDEALGVTVGGMDVAIARDGDEVFALQDLCSHAAVALSEGEVEDCTVECWLHGSRFDLRTGKPSGLPATEPVATFPVDVREDGVYVDVATPLNGVRPS, from the coding sequence ATGGCCTTCGAGCTCGCCTGCGCCTTGTCCGACGTACCGACCGACGAGGCCCTCGGGGTCACCGTCGGCGGCATGGACGTCGCGATCGCGCGCGACGGCGACGAGGTGTTCGCGCTGCAGGACCTCTGCTCCCACGCCGCGGTCGCGCTGAGCGAGGGGGAGGTCGAGGACTGCACGGTCGAGTGCTGGCTGCACGGCTCGCGCTTCGACCTCCGCACCGGCAAGCCCAGCGGCCTTCCCGCCACCGAGCCGGTCGCCACCTTCCCGGTGGACGTCCGTGAGGACGGCGTCTACGTCGACGTCGCCACGCCCCTCAACGGCGTTCGCCCCAGCTGA
- a CDS encoding metallophosphoesterase family protein: protein MTRLLLLADTHVPKRARDLPERVWAEVEAADLVVHAGDWVEPSLLDALEARSRRLLACYGNNDGVELRRRLPEVARAVVDGVRLAVVHETGSAQGREQRCAAAYPDDDVLVFGHSHIPWDTTTATGLRLLNPGSPTDRRRQPHCTFMTAVALDGRLTDVELHRLPPRR from the coding sequence GTGACCCGGCTGCTGCTGCTGGCCGACACCCACGTCCCGAAGCGGGCCCGCGACCTGCCGGAGCGGGTGTGGGCCGAGGTCGAGGCGGCCGACCTGGTCGTCCACGCCGGCGACTGGGTGGAGCCGTCCCTGCTCGACGCGCTCGAGGCGCGGTCGCGCCGGCTGCTGGCGTGCTACGGCAACAACGACGGGGTCGAGCTGCGTCGCCGGCTGCCCGAGGTCGCCCGCGCCGTCGTCGACGGCGTCCGCCTGGCTGTGGTCCACGAGACGGGGAGCGCCCAGGGGCGCGAGCAGCGGTGCGCTGCGGCGTACCCGGACGACGACGTGCTCGTGTTCGGGCACAGCCACATCCCGTGGGACACCACGACCGCCACCGGGCTACGGCTGCTCAACCCCGGCTCGCCCACCGACCGCCGCCGTCAGCCGCACTGCACCTTCATGACCGCGGTCGCACTCGACGGCCGGCTCACCGACGTCGAGCTGCACCGCCTGCCGCCGCGACGCTGA
- the sufC gene encoding Fe-S cluster assembly ATPase SufC yields the protein MSTLEITDLHVSVDTEDGPKQILKGVTLTINDGETHAIMGPNGSGKSTLAYSIAGHPKYTVTGGSVTLDGEDVLAMSVDERARAGLFLAMQYPVEVPGVSVSNFLRTAKTAIDGEAPKLRHWVKDVNKALEDLNLDPSFGTRSVNEGFSGGEKKRHEIAQLELLNPKIAVLDETDSGLDIDALKVVSAGVNRFREQEGKGVLLITHYTRILRYITPDRVHVFVDGKIADQGGPELADQLEAEGYDKYLTKV from the coding sequence ATGAGCACGCTCGAGATCACCGACCTGCACGTCTCGGTCGACACCGAGGACGGTCCCAAGCAGATCCTCAAGGGCGTCACGCTGACGATCAACGACGGCGAGACGCACGCGATCATGGGCCCCAACGGCTCGGGTAAGTCCACGCTGGCCTACTCGATCGCCGGCCACCCCAAGTACACCGTGACCGGCGGCAGCGTCACGCTCGACGGCGAGGACGTCCTGGCGATGTCGGTCGACGAGCGGGCCCGCGCGGGGCTGTTCCTGGCGATGCAGTACCCCGTCGAGGTGCCCGGGGTCTCGGTCTCGAACTTCCTGCGCACCGCCAAGACCGCCATCGACGGCGAGGCGCCCAAGCTGCGTCACTGGGTCAAGGACGTCAACAAGGCGCTCGAGGACCTCAACCTGGACCCGTCGTTCGGCACCCGCTCGGTCAACGAGGGCTTCTCCGGTGGTGAGAAGAAGCGCCACGAGATCGCCCAGCTCGAGCTGCTGAACCCCAAGATCGCGGTGCTCGACGAGACCGACTCCGGGCTCGACATCGACGCGCTCAAGGTCGTCTCGGCCGGCGTCAACCGGTTTCGCGAGCAGGAGGGCAAGGGCGTCCTGCTGATCACGCACTACACCCGGATCCTGCGCTACATCACGCCCGACCGCGTCCACGTCTTCGTCGACGGCAAGATCGCCGACCAGGGCGGCCCCGAGCTCGCCGACCAGCTCGAGGCCGAGGGCTACGACAAGTACCTCACCAAGGTCTGA
- a CDS encoding phosphotransferase: MWQPEPGWHPLPGGTGTSTVGLWRTSLGGRPMVVKRLARPVDGDPPELSDPRHFAFWRREADVLDCSLTAATPGLRATPAAVEEDGEGITITREWVEDAAVSGLFVAVALGRFAGSGLPALAWLARDQLRTRLRRVEARGGWPTLARTTVADIADHLWTRRSTLLDLSESLPAVAQHGDPTLANLPGRAGDDVVAIDWATLGTGPVGADLGLLSLATREEFEPLLDAYLLGLPPGLATREEVLAGARVTGVFTALTRAEWALSRVAGGEGALAGKYRHPAVAPHLRALQRQFPAIEALLGW, encoded by the coding sequence ATGTGGCAGCCCGAGCCAGGGTGGCACCCGCTCCCGGGCGGCACCGGCACGTCGACGGTCGGCCTCTGGCGCACGTCCCTCGGCGGTCGCCCGATGGTGGTCAAGCGCCTCGCACGACCGGTCGACGGCGACCCCCCGGAGCTCTCCGACCCCCGCCACTTCGCCTTCTGGCGGCGCGAGGCCGACGTGCTCGACTGCAGCCTCACCGCGGCCACCCCGGGTCTGCGCGCCACCCCGGCCGCGGTCGAGGAGGACGGGGAGGGCATCACGATCACCCGGGAGTGGGTCGAGGACGCGGCCGTCAGCGGGCTCTTCGTGGCGGTGGCCCTGGGGCGCTTCGCCGGCTCGGGGCTGCCCGCCCTGGCCTGGTTGGCCCGCGACCAGCTGCGCACCCGGCTGCGCCGGGTCGAGGCTCGCGGCGGCTGGCCGACCCTGGCGCGTACGACGGTCGCCGACATCGCCGACCACCTGTGGACCCGCCGCTCCACCCTGCTCGACCTGAGCGAGTCGCTGCCCGCCGTCGCGCAGCACGGCGACCCGACGCTGGCGAACCTCCCCGGGCGAGCGGGGGACGATGTGGTCGCGATCGACTGGGCCACCCTCGGCACCGGGCCCGTCGGGGCGGACCTCGGCCTCCTGTCGCTGGCCACGCGTGAGGAGTTCGAGCCGCTGCTGGACGCCTACCTGCTCGGCCTGCCACCCGGGCTGGCCACGCGCGAGGAGGTCCTCGCCGGGGCCCGCGTCACGGGGGTCTTCACCGCCCTCACCCGCGCGGAGTGGGCGCTGTCGCGCGTCGCCGGCGGCGAGGGCGCCCTGGCCGGCAAGTACCGCCACCCCGCCGTCGCGCCCCACCTGCGGGCCCTGCAGCGCCAGTTCCCCGCCATCGAGGCGCTGCTCGGCTGGTGA
- a CDS encoding FecCD family ABC transporter permease has protein sequence MTASTVERVARGRARRVARRRHVIVVLGVLVIATFATSLMVGRTFYPPADVIRVVLGEEVSGASFTVGRLRLPRAVLALLVGACFGLAGVTFQTMLRNPLASPDVIGISAGSSAAAAFAIVTLGLSGTAVSVFAIAVGLGVALLIYVLSFRDGVAGTRLILIGIGIAAMLESVTAYVLSRAAQWDLQEATRWLTGSLNNAGWPSVVPTLVALAVLGPLLLQRARDLETLQLGDDAASALGVRVERTRLVVIVAAVGLVAFATAAAGPVAFVAFLSGPIAARIIGPGISLLVPSALVGALLVLVADLVGQYAFDHRYPVGVITGVLGAPYLIYLIIRSNRAGGTL, from the coding sequence GTGACCGCGTCGACGGTCGAGCGGGTCGCGCGCGGGCGGGCGCGGCGCGTCGCGCGGCGTCGTCACGTCATCGTCGTGCTCGGCGTGCTCGTGATCGCCACGTTCGCGACCAGCCTCATGGTGGGGCGGACCTTCTACCCGCCCGCCGACGTCATCCGGGTCGTCCTCGGCGAAGAGGTCTCCGGCGCGTCCTTCACGGTCGGCCGCCTCCGCCTCCCCCGCGCCGTGCTGGCCCTGCTCGTCGGAGCCTGCTTCGGGCTCGCGGGCGTGACGTTCCAGACCATGCTGCGCAACCCGCTCGCCAGCCCCGACGTCATCGGCATCAGTGCCGGCTCCAGCGCCGCGGCGGCGTTCGCGATCGTGACCCTCGGGCTCTCCGGCACGGCCGTGTCGGTCTTCGCCATCGCGGTCGGGCTGGGAGTCGCCCTGCTGATCTACGTGCTCAGCTTCCGCGACGGCGTGGCCGGCACGCGGCTGATCCTCATCGGGATCGGGATCGCCGCGATGCTGGAGAGCGTCACGGCCTACGTGCTCAGCCGCGCGGCGCAGTGGGACCTCCAGGAGGCCACCCGGTGGCTGACCGGCAGCCTCAACAACGCCGGGTGGCCGAGCGTCGTACCCACCCTGGTGGCCCTCGCGGTCCTGGGCCCGCTTCTGCTGCAGCGCGCGCGGGACCTCGAGACCCTGCAGCTCGGCGACGACGCGGCCTCGGCGCTCGGGGTCCGGGTCGAGCGCACCCGGCTCGTGGTCATCGTGGCCGCCGTCGGGCTGGTCGCGTTCGCCACCGCGGCCGCCGGCCCGGTGGCCTTCGTCGCCTTCCTGTCCGGGCCCATCGCGGCCCGGATCATCGGGCCGGGCATCTCGCTGCTGGTGCCATCGGCGCTGGTGGGGGCGCTGCTCGTGCTGGTCGCCGACCTCGTGGGCCAGTACGCGTTCGACCACCGCTACCCGGTCGGCGTGATCACCGGCGTGCTCGGCGCGCCGTACCTCATCTACCTCATCATCCGCAGCAACCGCGCCGGAGGAACCCTGTGA
- a CDS encoding acVLRF1 family peptidyl-tRNA hydrolase codes for MSIIVPAARVERWIANFAERHGGATLSVAHGVLVGAAEDGSDFTAVLPFDAPYAGSADPESFAAAVASGVPADWGVLLVRKGGFAVARLAGESLVESKTGQRHVQGRTKAGGQSQQRFARRRDNQARQAYEAAADHAARILGSGSRPVVVGGDRAAVDEVLADPRLRGLTVVEPWLPVPDPRRGILEQAVRDACAARFDVRNAGEEP; via the coding sequence GTGTCGATCATCGTGCCTGCCGCCCGCGTCGAGCGGTGGATCGCCAACTTCGCCGAGCGACACGGCGGCGCGACGCTCAGCGTGGCGCACGGAGTCCTGGTCGGCGCGGCCGAGGACGGCTCCGACTTCACCGCGGTGCTGCCCTTCGACGCGCCCTACGCCGGCAGCGCGGACCCGGAGTCCTTCGCGGCCGCGGTGGCGTCCGGGGTCCCGGCCGACTGGGGGGTGCTCCTGGTGCGCAAGGGCGGCTTCGCGGTCGCGCGGCTGGCAGGGGAGTCGCTCGTCGAGTCCAAGACCGGCCAGCGGCACGTCCAGGGGCGCACCAAGGCCGGCGGCCAGTCGCAGCAGCGCTTCGCCCGTCGCCGGGACAACCAGGCGCGGCAGGCCTACGAGGCGGCCGCCGACCACGCCGCCCGGATCCTCGGCTCCGGCTCGCGGCCGGTGGTGGTGGGCGGCGACCGGGCGGCGGTCGACGAGGTGCTGGCGGACCCGCGGCTGCGCGGCCTGACGGTCGTCGAGCCGTGGCTGCCGGTGCCGGACCCACGGCGCGGCATCCTCGAGCAGGCCGTGCGCGACGCCTGTGCCGCGCGCTTCGACGTACGCAACGCGGGGGAGGAGCCGTGA